Sequence from the Aquimarina sp. Aq107 genome:
TAAATATTAGATTCAATTTTCATATATATCTGATCCGATACCGGATTAGGGTATAACGTAATTACATAGGGATTAACTTTGTCTATTTCCTGAGACAATAATGTACTATCTGTATTTTGCTTATTATGCAATTCATTACTGCGATACATACTAGATAGTTCGGGCCACTTTTCATAATACAAAAAATCATATCGTTCATAATATTTTAATGCAAGTACATGTTTTTCATTATGTGGTGTTGCTTTTACCGTTAAGTAATCATTTTGAACCCCGTTTAAATACCAATTATCAAGCCTCCCTGTTCCTGAATTATTCCAGTTTTGCTGAAAATCAGTTCCATTATAATCAGCAGTTGCTGACCAAACATTGTTAATATTTAAAACCTCATCTGTTGGATCTTGATCAAAATTACCTATCAATATTTTTTGTTCATTATTTAGAGGTAATATCTGCATATGTGCAAATTTTGAGTCTCCGTATTGACTCCAAACCCAATTCCACTGAGAAGTATTCGTATTAAATCTCAAAACTGTAACCCAAGTATTTACCCAAGTCAACAATTCATCTGTATTAGTGACAGTAAATTTACCAGGTGTATATCGATTCCTATAACTTGCATCCACTCCTCCTATTCTGCCGCTACCACTATTGGTCCAACGTTGGCTAAAAATTCCTCCATCAAAATCAAACAGACTCGACCAATTATAGGAGAACCCCAATAGTTCATCTTTTCCATCTCCATCAAAATCTCCTATCTGAAACTGATCCGAGGATCTAATATGCCAGGTAGAAATATTAAAACTACCATAATTACTCCATTTAAAATACCATGAATTAGTTGTTGCATCAAATCCTTGTAAGGTTGCCCAAGCATTACTTACAGACATAGACAATAGATCCGTAATTCCATCACCATCAAAATCCCCTGTAAAGTGTCTATCACCATCATTCATATACCAAGACCCAATCCATCGACTTCCGTTATTATTCCAGATATCATACCAGTCTGTTCCTGTATCACACGAAAAATCTTCCATTCCGGACCATGTGGTACTACTCATAAAAAGAAGTTCTTCGTCCGTATCTCCATCAAAATCTCCTACCAACTTATGGTCTCCATTATTAAAATACCATCCTCCTAATCTTCTTTTATTTCTTTCATTGGTCCAAGTCATCTCCCAATCATTTCCTACAGTAGAAGAATTTATATTATTTAGACAACTACCATACGAAGTGAGATGATTCTGAGTTCTAATTACGCTAGATGGGTTAAAAAAATACCCAGTAGAACCATAGCACATAATACCTGGATTTATATTACATTCTGTATTACCAGAAACTTCAAATGGATGAGGCATATCTAATGCATGCCCTATTTCGTGTGCAATCGTCATAAACGCGCTAGAAACATCACCAATTACCGTACAGGCATAAGTAGGAATGCGACAAACTGTTCCTAAATAAGCAATTCCCCCTACAGTTAAGCTTCCGTTATCATTTTTCATACGTCTTAATCCAGTAAATAGCATATTTAGATCTCTATTCACCCCGGCAAAAATCGAAGGACTATTTGCTCTCAATTCTCCCAATCGATCTTCTGCAATAATAGATGTATATGGATCTGTACTTGATGTATGTACGTTCTGACCAGTAACACTAAAAAGAATATTAAAATAAATAGAAAAAATTCCTTCTGTTTGGTTTAACAAGGATAAGATTTTGGCATTAGAACCTCCACTATTTCTATATTTTTGATAGTGTTCATAATCCGCATCGGTTGCGATTTCCAAATATTTTGGTGTACAATTTGTTGTACCACTTTTTGCAGTAAAAATTTTACCTCTAATACTGATTTCTTCCTCGTCTTCTATCGCTATAATTACCTGTTGACATGTTCCCAATGATTCTTCTTTTAGGTCATTCATTCGGTATACCAACAATAAATTTTTCACTTCATTATTTTTCAAAAAACTACGAGTGGACTCAAAAAACAACCAATCATCTTTTTCCTTATCATAGATATATCCCCAAAAATTATCTTTTGCGATAGTTACTCTAACTACATTATTTCTGTTTTTATCTGCAAATCCTTTATATGTATCCACCTGATCAATAATGTTGGTAGTTTCTACTCGCTCATTAATAATTTCTCCATTAATTGCTTCTACATACTCTGGGCTTCTGATATCATTAGATTGCAACCTTATTATATATTTCCACTTTTCTGCAGCTATCACTAATTCAGAAACATAATTATCTTTATTAACATGTTTATAAACCTCTTCAAAATTAAAATCAAAAAGCTCATATCCTTCTAAATACTCTTCTAAACCGGCTACTGTTTCATTAGAAGTTGTTAATTTAAATGTCTTGGGCACATACGTATCGATGTGATCAAAATCACTTCCTTCTTTTATCTGTTCTTGTCCATAAAGTATGGTAATCCCAAAACTTATAAACAAGAAATTTTTTATGAATGATTTCATTGCTTAAGTATATTTTATCCACCTCCATATCTTTTACCTATAGAGGTGGATTGTTATATTAATTATTTATGGTCCAAACCCCAAGATCTGTACATCCAGAAGGATTCATTGTCACTGTAGACAAGTCTATAATAGATGTATGAATTGGTCCTCCAGGGATACATAAACACAAACAAGCATTTAATTGAAATACGCTATCAGGACATACCCAAAACTCTACAAATCCATTTGCATCTGGCGTAAAATGTCCAGAAAAACCATTATACGTAAGTCCGGTAGCCCACACATAACATCCTGGGTCACCATTCGTATATACAACCTGTACACGTACACATACTAACGCATTTGCACAAGGATCATCCGCATTCCAAGAACTATTAACCGATGTAATCTCTCCTCGTAAAACATTTCCTTGGTTAATCAAAACTCCAGAGATATCCCAGTATCCTGTATCTCTATTTAGCTCATATAAATTGACTTGTTCTGGAGTATTTTCTGTCCGTATGGGAAATGAAGTATCAATAGCAACGCCTTCGGCCAAATCTAAAGGAATATTTTCTTCAGGAATTGTTGCTGTTATTTCGATCATACCGAAAGAAGTTAACGGATATAGAGTACCATCTTCTTCGTTTTCTGCAATGTAACTTCCTGGAGCACTTCTTAACTCTAACTGATTTGTTATATCTATATAAGTTGCTCTAATCTCTACTAAACCATTGTAAGGTTTTCCTTTATAACTGAATGCATTTGGCGGTATTGTTATCTGTCCATCAGAAGCTACAGAGATTTCTGCTCCTTTTTTAGAATCAATCACATGAGCTTTAGCTCTTTCTTTCATCAAAACGAACAATTTTGTGTTTTCTTCAATTACTTTAGATACAGTCACAAAACCCTGATGTTCTATAGTTAATACATCACCAAGACTAAAACTATTTTCTTTTAAGATAAAGCTTCCTTCTGCATCACTTATTCCTATTATTTTTCCTTTAAGTTTTATCGTTGCATTATCTATTGGTTTATTATTTGTAGTCTGAAGCGTTCCACTCAGTCGATCTAATACTCCTTCTTTTTTCAAAGTGGTTTCCAATACAACCTCCTTTTCTGATGCTGTAAACTCATCATTACAAGCATAAAAAAAGGTTATAATTGCTAGCAAAGTGATCAAAAAAAATGATTTTAAATTTTTCATTTATTCTATATTTTAAGTTGATTTAAATCTTTATTGTATTGCTAACTGTTGGGTTATTATTTCACCAGAATTTCTTATAATTCTAACAAAATACATTCCTTTAGAAACCCTAGAATCAATCTCCAAAAGGATGTTTTCTTTCTGAACTGAAAAAGATAACGAGGTACTTTTTCCAGAAAGCTCCACCAGTTCTATACTTTTAATTGGATCATTAAAAGATCTCGAAATGGTAAGTGTATTTCCTGACTGTACCGGATTAGGATACATCTCTAACTTAGATAGATCGGTATTTTTATCATCTGAAGAATTCTCTCTTTCATATTCTTCATATAGTTCATAAATAGCACCCGAATTAACTAACTCATTAATTTCTTTGGTATAAGCACTATCTGGCTCAAAAGGATACTCTTTAGTTTCTAAAATAAAACCTCCAATATTATTTTCACTTTCTTGTATCTGAACTCTAAAATATTTTCTAGTTTCTTGCCATTCTTTGCAATCATTCCAGATTCCATGCTTCACATAATACCAGGTATTTATTAAAAGTCCTTGAAAAGAAGCCACATCAGAATTACAGCAAAATCCACTGATTACATTATGGTTTACATCATACACCTGCCATCCATGATATACTGAAACTGGATTGCTATCTGCCTGTACATTTACACTTACCTGACCATTAAAATTAGAACTTACACTTAATGCAAAATCAGCAGTGTATCCAGCCCAACTAACAGAACTAGGAATAATTTTTCTAGTTTCTTGCCACGGATAACAATTTTCATCAGCATCTTTCCAAACTCCATGTTTGATATAATAATTTTTAGTTCTACTTAGTCCACTAAAAGTAACTGTTGTTCCACCTTGGATAGGTCCTATTTGCGTACCTCCATTAGCAATAGAAGTTGGTGTTTCGAATAATCCCCACCATTGATACGCATTTGGGTTTGTTGCTGTTACCTGTACTGTAATGGTTCCATTACCAGCACAGCTAGTATTCATGATAAAATTAGAATCCAATCCTACATTAGGCAATACTGTAAATCGCTTGGTTAAAGGCAACCATCCGATACAATCATTACCCAATGCTACTTTGATTTCATATTCATATCCAGCTTCAAAATTCACATTATTACCGGCAAATAGTGTCGTTAAATTAACTGTTTGCAATTGTCCTGTAGTCCAACCTAATCCAGATACGTACTGAAAACTACCTGTACTTCCCGTAGGTCTTCTCCAAGCATCTATAAAATAACGAACCTCTCCCTGAGAAGCGCTTCCGTTTAAGAGAATTGTCTCTCCATCACAAAAAGTATCTTTAGTATTAGCATCAGTATCTTCAAAATGAAAATCTACTTCAAGATTTTGTTCTTCAATCACGATATCATCAATTGCCATTTCTGCCTGCTTCACTCCTCCTGTATATAGCGGATTTATTAAAAGTCTAGCATAGTTTGCATTGGGTGTAAATGTAGTTGTAACCAAATGCCAGTTATTTCCTAAATATGTGCCTATGGTATTAGAAAAAATAGTTTGTTCATTAAGAATAGTACCGTTCTGGAAATTAACAGCTCTTACATTTATAGTACCGTGATCACTTATGTCCTGATTACCTCTATCATTAGTCCTTACTTTAAAAGAAACTGCATAACATTTTCCGGTCTCAAATGCGATAGGAGTTTGTATACTTTCATAATGATTAGTGGAACCTCCTGACCACATCCAAGCATGTGGATTAGACGATACGCCGTGCAATGAAGGACTCCCAGAAAAGGAGTTCCAATTAGGAACGCAATTATTGCTGGTGGTAGTAAACGCAAAACTATAATCATTACAATTTGTATTGTAATTAGAAAAATCTCCGTTAGTAACAAGATTTTGTGCTACCCCCAAGTTAACCGACACTATTGTAAAAAATAGTAGTAAAATATTTTTAAAATTCATTGTATTAGTTTTAAAAGAAATGCCTACTCATACGCTTTTCGGCTGCCGCGTTTCGCTTCACAAAAAATTATACAGGTTGATCAGACCGAGAAACAATTGCTTATTTGGTAGGAGGAGTATATTTATCTCTAAATGTTACCCTGGGTTTTTATTTTTTTGAAATAGATGATTTTTCGTAATGAATCATCAGTGAGATACATCTAAGAATACGTGTATCAATCTGGAGAAAAGAAAAGCAGAAATGAGATGAGTACGAAACCAGAATGTGGAATCATTATATTCGAGTTATGTAATTATTTTGAATTAGACTTTATTTAACTTACTAAATGTGTTCTTTTAAAATGGTTAATTATAAAATCACTCACAACTTTGATGTTTTCTACTAATATAAAAAGCCAGGTAAGTCGCCTTGAAACATCTTTCGTAGAAAAATAGTTGTGGCAGAGATTAAATTCCATAATCACGGATCTAAAGCGGATAGTTTGTTTACAGTTATCCTGGAGAGGAATAAAGGGTTGTTTAAAAGATTATTGAAATAGATTTGATAAACTGGTACATTCTTTGGGCAGCTGATCTTGTTGTGCGTATTTTATTGTGTGAATTAGTCCACCTATTGGTGGGGTTCTTAAATTTTTGAAAATACACCTTAATTTGAGTCTAAATTCTATCAATAGTTCTATTATGTTTCTATGTATTGTTTAATGTGAAATAGGAAGGGTGTATGATTAGGGAATTCTATCTGTTTTCATTATATTTTATGGTATTAGTATGAGATAGAAGGAAAATTTTAGATTTTATTTAGGTTTTATTTGGAATTTGACGAAATTTACCAGTATTTAACGGTTTTTACAATCATAAATATCAACAAATTCATGTTAAGAACTTCGAAAGTACTGATTTTGTTGATGTTTTCGGGTTCATCAAGATAAACAAAATGGTTAATGAAAAGGAAAGATTTTTATTTGTTCAATACAATTTTTCTTTTATATTGCAACTGTATTATTCCCATAAAGGGATGAACAAAAAGTCATATTCAAGTAGACTTTAAAAATAAAAAAGGAGATGCTGTGAACACCTCCTTTTGAATCGATGAGAACTTAAGAACTCTAATGTGGTTCTTAAATTGTAGTAATATATATTGGTTACTACATGTCATCTACGCAACTTATGAAGAATTCTAACAAGGCTGCCAATTGGTAGCCTTACTCACTTGCGATACACAAAGATCAAAAAATGTGTTAGAAGTTTCACAAAAAGTTAGCAAACGTTTTCAACAAAGTTTTCAACACGGCGGGTATTATCGATAGAACTGATTATTAATAAAATTACCGTAAATTACTGATTATCAAATATTTATTTAAAAAAATAAGATGTTTACAATACTATTAACAACCTCAAAAATCACTTATTTTTCGACTACTGCCAAAGCTTTTTGCTTATAAAAATAGAAAATCAAAAAACCTTTAATTTTACTGCAAAACCACAAGTTAATAAACGTAAATAAAAATTACTCTTTTAAGTAAAAACTTGATTTTCAAGTACCTGTTGTTGAATTATGTATTAATTATGACGATGTTGTAATTCGATAAAAGAAATTTTCCTTATTAATTGAAATCTTATATACTTAATATATTGTTGTTTTAATGAATTTGTAGCTGGAAACTGTAGAATATAACCTATCCAGTTCAATAAAACGGTTCAATTCCTAAGTTTACCAAATAACACTTAAATGAACTAGTATGTTATTTGGATATGCAAGTATAAGTGCCCCATCTCAAAAATTTGATTTACAAAAAGTCTATTACAAAAATTACATAAAAAAATGAGGGAAAAAATAGTCTTGTAATTTTATTTTGTTAATTTAGAAGTAACAAAATTATAAACCACCCCATGTCTGAAGATTTCTTCGGATATGGGGTGGTTTATTAAAATTATCCCCCTATAAGAATCATTGGATGAAATATTAACTAAAAGTCTAATTAAAGAATGAGAGATATGAAATGTAAAAAATGTGGAGAAGTTATTTTTTATGTAATAGAAGAAGGGCCAATAATTGAATGCACTATTTATGGTAATGTAAATATTGTTGACTATAACAAAAATTAAAGTTAAATAAAACGATACATTATTAATTAAATCTATAAGCAAAATTTATTTATGAACCCTTATGAAGAAATAAAATACTTGAGAATCCATGTCATTGATAGTTGTATAGAAGTTGAAACCCACATCTCTATTTTACTAGGAGCTATCATAAAAATAGATTGGGAGAATTCAAGAACTTTAGGCCATAAGTCAGGCGGTTTAAGTTTTAATCAAAAAGTTTATATGATACAAGATATAGAATCTATATCCAATGAAATGGTTAATAAATTTACTTGTCTAATGAGGATTAGAAATAAATTTGCTCATGTAGCTGCTATAAATACTTTTGAACGTTTGTTCGCTAATACTAAAGTAGGTAAAGAAGTACAAAAAAACTTAATTAAATGGTATGGAGATACATTTAAAAAGGATAATTATAAATCAGAAGAGCAATGGTATTTAAGACTATTTGATCTATTGCAAGATGAGTTAATTGGTTTTTTAGTTGATATACAATATGAATACCATGTAAAGGGATTTAATTAAGAAGAATCTCATGATATAAGATCGACAAATTATGAGAATGATAATAAAGACAATCCAAAATAAGTAAATTAAAGTTCAATATAACGATAATTAATAATGAGTATTTTATTTATTTTAATCGGAGCTGTTATCGGAATAATTATTTTGGGCATAGGAATTGTTTATTTGCGATATTTTATTCCATTGCGTCCACAAGAAAATGGATTTGAATATGTATATGTAAATAGTGATGGAACTGTACGAGAATTATATGATGATGAGATTGAATATTTGAATG
This genomic interval carries:
- a CDS encoding T9SS type A sorting domain-containing protein; translated protein: MKSFIKNFLFISFGITILYGQEQIKEGSDFDHIDTYVPKTFKLTTSNETVAGLEEYLEGYELFDFNFEEVYKHVNKDNYVSELVIAAEKWKYIIRLQSNDIRSPEYVEAINGEIINERVETTNIIDQVDTYKGFADKNRNNVVRVTIAKDNFWGYIYDKEKDDWLFFESTRSFLKNNEVKNLLLVYRMNDLKEESLGTCQQVIIAIEDEEEISIRGKIFTAKSGTTNCTPKYLEIATDADYEHYQKYRNSGGSNAKILSLLNQTEGIFSIYFNILFSVTGQNVHTSSTDPYTSIIAEDRLGELRANSPSIFAGVNRDLNMLFTGLRRMKNDNGSLTVGGIAYLGTVCRIPTYACTVIGDVSSAFMTIAHEIGHALDMPHPFEVSGNTECNINPGIMCYGSTGYFFNPSSVIRTQNHLTSYGSCLNNINSSTVGNDWEMTWTNERNKRRLGGWYFNNGDHKLVGDFDGDTDEELLFMSSTTWSGMEDFSCDTGTDWYDIWNNNGSRWIGSWYMNDGDRHFTGDFDGDGITDLLSMSVSNAWATLQGFDATTNSWYFKWSNYGSFNISTWHIRSSDQFQIGDFDGDGKDELLGFSYNWSSLFDFDGGIFSQRWTNSGSGRIGGVDASYRNRYTPGKFTVTNTDELLTWVNTWVTVLRFNTNTSQWNWVWSQYGDSKFAHMQILPLNNEQKILIGNFDQDPTDEVLNINNVWSATADYNGTDFQQNWNNSGTGRLDNWYLNGVQNDYLTVKATPHNEKHVLALKYYERYDFLYYEKWPELSSMYRSNELHNKQNTDSTLLSQEIDKVNPYVITLYPNPVSDQIYMKIESNIYSTDGVAVEIFDFKGVKLVSENVKQNSHQIDMSSYMEGIYIIKFSDNNGFVKTHKIIVANKK
- a CDS encoding T9SS type A sorting domain-containing protein; this encodes MNFKNILLLFFTIVSVNLGVAQNLVTNGDFSNYNTNCNDYSFAFTTTSNNCVPNWNSFSGSPSLHGVSSNPHAWMWSGGSTNHYESIQTPIAFETGKCYAVSFKVRTNDRGNQDISDHGTINVRAVNFQNGTILNEQTIFSNTIGTYLGNNWHLVTTTFTPNANYARLLINPLYTGGVKQAEMAIDDIVIEEQNLEVDFHFEDTDANTKDTFCDGETILLNGSASQGEVRYFIDAWRRPTGSTGSFQYVSGLGWTTGQLQTVNLTTLFAGNNVNFEAGYEYEIKVALGNDCIGWLPLTKRFTVLPNVGLDSNFIMNTSCAGNGTITVQVTATNPNAYQWWGLFETPTSIANGGTQIGPIQGGTTVTFSGLSRTKNYYIKHGVWKDADENCYPWQETRKIIPSSVSWAGYTADFALSVSSNFNGQVSVNVQADSNPVSVYHGWQVYDVNHNVISGFCCNSDVASFQGLLINTWYYVKHGIWNDCKEWQETRKYFRVQIQESENNIGGFILETKEYPFEPDSAYTKEINELVNSGAIYELYEEYERENSSDDKNTDLSKLEMYPNPVQSGNTLTISRSFNDPIKSIELVELSGKSTSLSFSVQKENILLEIDSRVSKGMYFVRIIRNSGEIITQQLAIQ